One window of the Lepeophtheirus salmonis chromosome 7, UVic_Lsal_1.4, whole genome shotgun sequence genome contains the following:
- the nab gene encoding NGFI-A-binding protein 1 isoform X3 encodes MKQQSVIFQTMHLFRNAFKSMMLLDFDQFTSTGQTLNESELQLYRVLQRANLLSYYDTFIAQGGDDVQQLCEAGEEEFLEIMALVGMSAKPLHVRRLQKVLQDWIKNPGLFSLPFGPLCTFPSPLRGVGPPVITTPTTTPPPLRSGGVDSPIPSLSSSSQASSPPPSLPLLTSSANGISLSQNSAPSSPGSRENNLVSSPISGSNSPTNSQNGNSSGDYPPQPISPHPQNPVLSEYQIQKISQIADLIVKSLPPSFQPKLPNKKKITKELEIKNYVLSMSDDDPKKMEEIRKFSAIYGRFDCKRRPQKPLTLHEVSVNEASAQLCSKLPALLVRRDELFPLARQVVRDSGYQYSKGHSRSQFSTGFPSKLFGGCISSVADKTNNGSSSVSNGNEIEAKKIKMDPSESDSEMKMKDSWDDEEVSRINQKMSELQKASNEANESGDLSHLHSINQQLDILQSKQAQLFQQEAQEEYSRFISFNSRHSGNSSEGEKTDDDSCQGGVDPLVNNSSSSINLVSNILSTSGGQIIAVQNPALFIRNQGRESSSPVSSIIPSPNNTSIHSISTRDSPPKRRRKSSKSSPSSVSSSSSCNGLNLRESL; translated from the exons TTACTTCTACAGGTCAAACACTAAATGAATCCGAGCTACAATTATATCGCGTCCTTCAAAGAGCGAATCTCCTCTCATACTATGATACGTTTATTGCTCAAG GTGGTGATGATGTTCAACAGTTATGTGAGGCTGGAGAAGAGGAATTTCTCGAAATCATGGCACTGGTTGGAATGTCAGCCAAGCCTCTTCATGTCAGAAGGCTTCAAAAAGTCCTACAAGATTGGATAAAGAATCCAG GTTTATTTTCCTTGCCCTTTGGACCACTCTGTACTTTCCCAAGTCCATTAAGAGGAGTGGGCCCACCTGTCATCACTACTCCAACTACGACACCTCCTCCATTAAGATCTGGTGGCGTGGATTCTCCCATCCCATCTCTTAGTTCTTCATCACAAGCCTCTTCGCCTCCTCCATCATTACCTTTGTTGACTTCATCTGCTAATGGTATTTCCCTCAGTCAAAATTCTGCACCGTCATCTCCGGGCTCAAGAGAGAATAATCTTGTTTCATCTCCAATCTCAGGGTCCAACTCACCCACCAACTCTCAG AATGGAAACTCCTCTGGTGACTATCCACCTCAACCCATATCTCCCCATCCGCAAAATCCGGTTTTATCAGAGTAtcagatacaaaaaatatcacaaattgcGGATCTCATTGTTAAATCCCTCCCACCGTCTTTCCAACCTAAGCTTccgaataagaaaaaaattacaaaggagCTTGAAATCAAAAACTACGTTCTGTCCATGTCTGACGACGATCccaaaaaaatggaggaaataCGAAAATTTTCTGCCATTTATGGTCGATTCGACTGTAAGAGAAGACCTCAGAAACCACTAACTCTCCATGAG GTCTCTGTCAACGAAGCATCGGCACAGCTCTGTTCCAAGTTGCCAGCTTTGTTAGTTCGACGTGATGAGCTCTTTCCCCTGGCTCGACAAGTTGTACGAGACTCAGGCTATCAATATTCCAAGGGACATTCTCGCTCTCAATTCTCAACTGGATTTCCGTCTAAACTCTTCGGTGGATGCATCTCTTCCGTTGCCGATAAGACTAATAATGGGTCATCATCAGTGTCAAATGGAAATGAGATTGAGGCCAAGAAGATAAAAATGGATCCCTCTGAATCTGATTCTGAAATGAAAATGAAG gaCTCTTGGGACGACGAAGAAGTGAGtcgaataaatcaaaaaatgtcgGAACTTCAAAAGGCTTCCAATGAAGCCAATGAGTCCGGGGATTTATCTCATCTTCACTCTATTAATCAACAACTTGATATTCTTCAGTCCAAACAAGCTCAGCTTTTTCAACAAGAGGCTCAAGAAGAATATTCAAGATTTATTAG cttcAATTCACGCCATTCTGGAAACTCAAGTGAAGGAGAAAAAACGGACGACGATAGTTGTCAAGGAGGAGTAGATCCCCTTGTCAATAATAGTTCCTCATCCATTAATCTAGTTAGTAAT ATTTTGTCCACAAGCGGAGGTCAAATTATAGCAGTTCAAAATCCAGCTCTATTCATTCGAAATCAAGGACGAGAAAGCTCCTCTCCCGTCTCTTCCATTATTCCATCTCCAAACAACACTTCTATTCATTCCATCTCTACTCGAGACTCTCCGCCCAAACGTCGACGAAAGAGCTCTAAATCTTCTCCAAGTAGCGTCTCGAGTAGTAGCAGTTGCAATGGACTTAATCTTAGGGAAAGCCTATAA
- the nab gene encoding NGFI-A-binding protein homolog isoform X4 → MNHNGLRPPRGAAKRKSGSSPLNFHHAMLSNSPLAFPSPGVSPVLGGPPVTSTGQTLNESELQLYRVLQRANLLSYYDTFIAQGGDDVQQLCEAGEEEFLEIMALVGMSAKPLHVRRLQKVLQDWIKNPGLFSLPFGPLCTFPSPLRGVGPPVITTPTTTPPPLRSGGVDSPIPSLSSSSQASSPPPSLPLLTSSANGISLSQNSAPSSPGSRENNLVSSPISGSNSPTNSQNGNSSGDYPPQPISPHPQNPVLSEYQIQKISQIADLIVKSLPPSFQPKLPNKKKITKELEIKNYVLSMSDDDPKKMEEIRKFSAIYGRFDCKRRPQKPLTLHEVSVNEASAQLCSKLPALLVRRDELFPLARQVVRDSGYQYSKGHSRSQFSTGFPSKLFGGCISSVADKTNNGSSSVSNGNEIEAKKIKMDPSESDSEMKMKDSWDDEEVSRINQKMSELQKASNEANESGDLSHLHSINQQLDILQSKQAQLFQQEAQEEYSRFISFNSRHSGNSSEGEKTDDDSCQGGVDPLVNNSSSSINLVSNLSKILYYRFCPQAEVKL, encoded by the exons TTACTTCTACAGGTCAAACACTAAATGAATCCGAGCTACAATTATATCGCGTCCTTCAAAGAGCGAATCTCCTCTCATACTATGATACGTTTATTGCTCAAG GTGGTGATGATGTTCAACAGTTATGTGAGGCTGGAGAAGAGGAATTTCTCGAAATCATGGCACTGGTTGGAATGTCAGCCAAGCCTCTTCATGTCAGAAGGCTTCAAAAAGTCCTACAAGATTGGATAAAGAATCCAG GTTTATTTTCCTTGCCCTTTGGACCACTCTGTACTTTCCCAAGTCCATTAAGAGGAGTGGGCCCACCTGTCATCACTACTCCAACTACGACACCTCCTCCATTAAGATCTGGTGGCGTGGATTCTCCCATCCCATCTCTTAGTTCTTCATCACAAGCCTCTTCGCCTCCTCCATCATTACCTTTGTTGACTTCATCTGCTAATGGTATTTCCCTCAGTCAAAATTCTGCACCGTCATCTCCGGGCTCAAGAGAGAATAATCTTGTTTCATCTCCAATCTCAGGGTCCAACTCACCCACCAACTCTCAG AATGGAAACTCCTCTGGTGACTATCCACCTCAACCCATATCTCCCCATCCGCAAAATCCGGTTTTATCAGAGTAtcagatacaaaaaatatcacaaattgcGGATCTCATTGTTAAATCCCTCCCACCGTCTTTCCAACCTAAGCTTccgaataagaaaaaaattacaaaggagCTTGAAATCAAAAACTACGTTCTGTCCATGTCTGACGACGATCccaaaaaaatggaggaaataCGAAAATTTTCTGCCATTTATGGTCGATTCGACTGTAAGAGAAGACCTCAGAAACCACTAACTCTCCATGAG GTCTCTGTCAACGAAGCATCGGCACAGCTCTGTTCCAAGTTGCCAGCTTTGTTAGTTCGACGTGATGAGCTCTTTCCCCTGGCTCGACAAGTTGTACGAGACTCAGGCTATCAATATTCCAAGGGACATTCTCGCTCTCAATTCTCAACTGGATTTCCGTCTAAACTCTTCGGTGGATGCATCTCTTCCGTTGCCGATAAGACTAATAATGGGTCATCATCAGTGTCAAATGGAAATGAGATTGAGGCCAAGAAGATAAAAATGGATCCCTCTGAATCTGATTCTGAAATGAAAATGAAG gaCTCTTGGGACGACGAAGAAGTGAGtcgaataaatcaaaaaatgtcgGAACTTCAAAAGGCTTCCAATGAAGCCAATGAGTCCGGGGATTTATCTCATCTTCACTCTATTAATCAACAACTTGATATTCTTCAGTCCAAACAAGCTCAGCTTTTTCAACAAGAGGCTCAAGAAGAATATTCAAGATTTATTAG cttcAATTCACGCCATTCTGGAAACTCAAGTGAAGGAGAAAAAACGGACGACGATAGTTGTCAAGGAGGAGTAGATCCCCTTGTCAATAATAGTTCCTCATCCATTAATCTAGTTAGTAAT TTatcaaaaattttgtattacaGATTTTGTCCACAAGCGGAGGTCAAATTATAG
- the nab gene encoding NGFI-A-binding protein 1 isoform X2 produces MTEENPPKRVGEQSLHIIPLGTLLPLKLKASTKSSKGAVTSTGQTLNESELQLYRVLQRANLLSYYDTFIAQGGDDVQQLCEAGEEEFLEIMALVGMSAKPLHVRRLQKVLQDWIKNPGLFSLPFGPLCTFPSPLRGVGPPVITTPTTTPPPLRSGGVDSPIPSLSSSSQASSPPPSLPLLTSSANGISLSQNSAPSSPGSRENNLVSSPISGSNSPTNSQNGNSSGDYPPQPISPHPQNPVLSEYQIQKISQIADLIVKSLPPSFQPKLPNKKKITKELEIKNYVLSMSDDDPKKMEEIRKFSAIYGRFDCKRRPQKPLTLHEVSVNEASAQLCSKLPALLVRRDELFPLARQVVRDSGYQYSKGHSRSQFSTGFPSKLFGGCISSVADKTNNGSSSVSNGNEIEAKKIKMDPSESDSEMKMKDSWDDEEVSRINQKMSELQKASNEANESGDLSHLHSINQQLDILQSKQAQLFQQEAQEEYSRFISFNSRHSGNSSEGEKTDDDSCQGGVDPLVNNSSSSINLVSNILSTSGGQIIAVQNPALFIRNQGRESSSPVSSIIPSPNNTSIHSISTRDSPPKRRRKSSKSSPSSVSSSSSCNGLNLRESL; encoded by the exons TTACTTCTACAGGTCAAACACTAAATGAATCCGAGCTACAATTATATCGCGTCCTTCAAAGAGCGAATCTCCTCTCATACTATGATACGTTTATTGCTCAAG GTGGTGATGATGTTCAACAGTTATGTGAGGCTGGAGAAGAGGAATTTCTCGAAATCATGGCACTGGTTGGAATGTCAGCCAAGCCTCTTCATGTCAGAAGGCTTCAAAAAGTCCTACAAGATTGGATAAAGAATCCAG GTTTATTTTCCTTGCCCTTTGGACCACTCTGTACTTTCCCAAGTCCATTAAGAGGAGTGGGCCCACCTGTCATCACTACTCCAACTACGACACCTCCTCCATTAAGATCTGGTGGCGTGGATTCTCCCATCCCATCTCTTAGTTCTTCATCACAAGCCTCTTCGCCTCCTCCATCATTACCTTTGTTGACTTCATCTGCTAATGGTATTTCCCTCAGTCAAAATTCTGCACCGTCATCTCCGGGCTCAAGAGAGAATAATCTTGTTTCATCTCCAATCTCAGGGTCCAACTCACCCACCAACTCTCAG AATGGAAACTCCTCTGGTGACTATCCACCTCAACCCATATCTCCCCATCCGCAAAATCCGGTTTTATCAGAGTAtcagatacaaaaaatatcacaaattgcGGATCTCATTGTTAAATCCCTCCCACCGTCTTTCCAACCTAAGCTTccgaataagaaaaaaattacaaaggagCTTGAAATCAAAAACTACGTTCTGTCCATGTCTGACGACGATCccaaaaaaatggaggaaataCGAAAATTTTCTGCCATTTATGGTCGATTCGACTGTAAGAGAAGACCTCAGAAACCACTAACTCTCCATGAG GTCTCTGTCAACGAAGCATCGGCACAGCTCTGTTCCAAGTTGCCAGCTTTGTTAGTTCGACGTGATGAGCTCTTTCCCCTGGCTCGACAAGTTGTACGAGACTCAGGCTATCAATATTCCAAGGGACATTCTCGCTCTCAATTCTCAACTGGATTTCCGTCTAAACTCTTCGGTGGATGCATCTCTTCCGTTGCCGATAAGACTAATAATGGGTCATCATCAGTGTCAAATGGAAATGAGATTGAGGCCAAGAAGATAAAAATGGATCCCTCTGAATCTGATTCTGAAATGAAAATGAAG gaCTCTTGGGACGACGAAGAAGTGAGtcgaataaatcaaaaaatgtcgGAACTTCAAAAGGCTTCCAATGAAGCCAATGAGTCCGGGGATTTATCTCATCTTCACTCTATTAATCAACAACTTGATATTCTTCAGTCCAAACAAGCTCAGCTTTTTCAACAAGAGGCTCAAGAAGAATATTCAAGATTTATTAG cttcAATTCACGCCATTCTGGAAACTCAAGTGAAGGAGAAAAAACGGACGACGATAGTTGTCAAGGAGGAGTAGATCCCCTTGTCAATAATAGTTCCTCATCCATTAATCTAGTTAGTAAT ATTTTGTCCACAAGCGGAGGTCAAATTATAGCAGTTCAAAATCCAGCTCTATTCATTCGAAATCAAGGACGAGAAAGCTCCTCTCCCGTCTCTTCCATTATTCCATCTCCAAACAACACTTCTATTCATTCCATCTCTACTCGAGACTCTCCGCCCAAACGTCGACGAAAGAGCTCTAAATCTTCTCCAAGTAGCGTCTCGAGTAGTAGCAGTTGCAATGGACTTAATCTTAGGGAAAGCCTATAA
- the nab gene encoding NGFI-A-binding protein homolog isoform X1 produces MNHNGLRPPRGAAKRKSGSSPLNFHHAMLSNSPLAFPSPGVSPVLGGPPVTSTGQTLNESELQLYRVLQRANLLSYYDTFIAQGGDDVQQLCEAGEEEFLEIMALVGMSAKPLHVRRLQKVLQDWIKNPGLFSLPFGPLCTFPSPLRGVGPPVITTPTTTPPPLRSGGVDSPIPSLSSSSQASSPPPSLPLLTSSANGISLSQNSAPSSPGSRENNLVSSPISGSNSPTNSQNGNSSGDYPPQPISPHPQNPVLSEYQIQKISQIADLIVKSLPPSFQPKLPNKKKITKELEIKNYVLSMSDDDPKKMEEIRKFSAIYGRFDCKRRPQKPLTLHEVSVNEASAQLCSKLPALLVRRDELFPLARQVVRDSGYQYSKGHSRSQFSTGFPSKLFGGCISSVADKTNNGSSSVSNGNEIEAKKIKMDPSESDSEMKMKDSWDDEEVSRINQKMSELQKASNEANESGDLSHLHSINQQLDILQSKQAQLFQQEAQEEYSRFISFNSRHSGNSSEGEKTDDDSCQGGVDPLVNNSSSSINLVSNILSTSGGQIIAVQNPALFIRNQGRESSSPVSSIIPSPNNTSIHSISTRDSPPKRRRKSSKSSPSSVSSSSSCNGLNLRESL; encoded by the exons TTACTTCTACAGGTCAAACACTAAATGAATCCGAGCTACAATTATATCGCGTCCTTCAAAGAGCGAATCTCCTCTCATACTATGATACGTTTATTGCTCAAG GTGGTGATGATGTTCAACAGTTATGTGAGGCTGGAGAAGAGGAATTTCTCGAAATCATGGCACTGGTTGGAATGTCAGCCAAGCCTCTTCATGTCAGAAGGCTTCAAAAAGTCCTACAAGATTGGATAAAGAATCCAG GTTTATTTTCCTTGCCCTTTGGACCACTCTGTACTTTCCCAAGTCCATTAAGAGGAGTGGGCCCACCTGTCATCACTACTCCAACTACGACACCTCCTCCATTAAGATCTGGTGGCGTGGATTCTCCCATCCCATCTCTTAGTTCTTCATCACAAGCCTCTTCGCCTCCTCCATCATTACCTTTGTTGACTTCATCTGCTAATGGTATTTCCCTCAGTCAAAATTCTGCACCGTCATCTCCGGGCTCAAGAGAGAATAATCTTGTTTCATCTCCAATCTCAGGGTCCAACTCACCCACCAACTCTCAG AATGGAAACTCCTCTGGTGACTATCCACCTCAACCCATATCTCCCCATCCGCAAAATCCGGTTTTATCAGAGTAtcagatacaaaaaatatcacaaattgcGGATCTCATTGTTAAATCCCTCCCACCGTCTTTCCAACCTAAGCTTccgaataagaaaaaaattacaaaggagCTTGAAATCAAAAACTACGTTCTGTCCATGTCTGACGACGATCccaaaaaaatggaggaaataCGAAAATTTTCTGCCATTTATGGTCGATTCGACTGTAAGAGAAGACCTCAGAAACCACTAACTCTCCATGAG GTCTCTGTCAACGAAGCATCGGCACAGCTCTGTTCCAAGTTGCCAGCTTTGTTAGTTCGACGTGATGAGCTCTTTCCCCTGGCTCGACAAGTTGTACGAGACTCAGGCTATCAATATTCCAAGGGACATTCTCGCTCTCAATTCTCAACTGGATTTCCGTCTAAACTCTTCGGTGGATGCATCTCTTCCGTTGCCGATAAGACTAATAATGGGTCATCATCAGTGTCAAATGGAAATGAGATTGAGGCCAAGAAGATAAAAATGGATCCCTCTGAATCTGATTCTGAAATGAAAATGAAG gaCTCTTGGGACGACGAAGAAGTGAGtcgaataaatcaaaaaatgtcgGAACTTCAAAAGGCTTCCAATGAAGCCAATGAGTCCGGGGATTTATCTCATCTTCACTCTATTAATCAACAACTTGATATTCTTCAGTCCAAACAAGCTCAGCTTTTTCAACAAGAGGCTCAAGAAGAATATTCAAGATTTATTAG cttcAATTCACGCCATTCTGGAAACTCAAGTGAAGGAGAAAAAACGGACGACGATAGTTGTCAAGGAGGAGTAGATCCCCTTGTCAATAATAGTTCCTCATCCATTAATCTAGTTAGTAAT ATTTTGTCCACAAGCGGAGGTCAAATTATAGCAGTTCAAAATCCAGCTCTATTCATTCGAAATCAAGGACGAGAAAGCTCCTCTCCCGTCTCTTCCATTATTCCATCTCCAAACAACACTTCTATTCATTCCATCTCTACTCGAGACTCTCCGCCCAAACGTCGACGAAAGAGCTCTAAATCTTCTCCAAGTAGCGTCTCGAGTAGTAGCAGTTGCAATGGACTTAATCTTAGGGAAAGCCTATAA
- the nab gene encoding NGFI-A-binding protein homolog isoform X5 translates to MALVGMSAKPLHVRRLQKVLQDWIKNPGLFSLPFGPLCTFPSPLRGVGPPVITTPTTTPPPLRSGGVDSPIPSLSSSSQASSPPPSLPLLTSSANGISLSQNSAPSSPGSRENNLVSSPISGSNSPTNSQNGNSSGDYPPQPISPHPQNPVLSEYQIQKISQIADLIVKSLPPSFQPKLPNKKKITKELEIKNYVLSMSDDDPKKMEEIRKFSAIYGRFDCKRRPQKPLTLHEVSVNEASAQLCSKLPALLVRRDELFPLARQVVRDSGYQYSKGHSRSQFSTGFPSKLFGGCISSVADKTNNGSSSVSNGNEIEAKKIKMDPSESDSEMKMKDSWDDEEVSRINQKMSELQKASNEANESGDLSHLHSINQQLDILQSKQAQLFQQEAQEEYSRFISFNSRHSGNSSEGEKTDDDSCQGGVDPLVNNSSSSINLVSNILSTSGGQIIAVQNPALFIRNQGRESSSPVSSIIPSPNNTSIHSISTRDSPPKRRRKSSKSSPSSVSSSSSCNGLNLRESL, encoded by the exons ATGGCACTGGTTGGAATGTCAGCCAAGCCTCTTCATGTCAGAAGGCTTCAAAAAGTCCTACAAGATTGGATAAAGAATCCAG GTTTATTTTCCTTGCCCTTTGGACCACTCTGTACTTTCCCAAGTCCATTAAGAGGAGTGGGCCCACCTGTCATCACTACTCCAACTACGACACCTCCTCCATTAAGATCTGGTGGCGTGGATTCTCCCATCCCATCTCTTAGTTCTTCATCACAAGCCTCTTCGCCTCCTCCATCATTACCTTTGTTGACTTCATCTGCTAATGGTATTTCCCTCAGTCAAAATTCTGCACCGTCATCTCCGGGCTCAAGAGAGAATAATCTTGTTTCATCTCCAATCTCAGGGTCCAACTCACCCACCAACTCTCAG AATGGAAACTCCTCTGGTGACTATCCACCTCAACCCATATCTCCCCATCCGCAAAATCCGGTTTTATCAGAGTAtcagatacaaaaaatatcacaaattgcGGATCTCATTGTTAAATCCCTCCCACCGTCTTTCCAACCTAAGCTTccgaataagaaaaaaattacaaaggagCTTGAAATCAAAAACTACGTTCTGTCCATGTCTGACGACGATCccaaaaaaatggaggaaataCGAAAATTTTCTGCCATTTATGGTCGATTCGACTGTAAGAGAAGACCTCAGAAACCACTAACTCTCCATGAG GTCTCTGTCAACGAAGCATCGGCACAGCTCTGTTCCAAGTTGCCAGCTTTGTTAGTTCGACGTGATGAGCTCTTTCCCCTGGCTCGACAAGTTGTACGAGACTCAGGCTATCAATATTCCAAGGGACATTCTCGCTCTCAATTCTCAACTGGATTTCCGTCTAAACTCTTCGGTGGATGCATCTCTTCCGTTGCCGATAAGACTAATAATGGGTCATCATCAGTGTCAAATGGAAATGAGATTGAGGCCAAGAAGATAAAAATGGATCCCTCTGAATCTGATTCTGAAATGAAAATGAAG gaCTCTTGGGACGACGAAGAAGTGAGtcgaataaatcaaaaaatgtcgGAACTTCAAAAGGCTTCCAATGAAGCCAATGAGTCCGGGGATTTATCTCATCTTCACTCTATTAATCAACAACTTGATATTCTTCAGTCCAAACAAGCTCAGCTTTTTCAACAAGAGGCTCAAGAAGAATATTCAAGATTTATTAG cttcAATTCACGCCATTCTGGAAACTCAAGTGAAGGAGAAAAAACGGACGACGATAGTTGTCAAGGAGGAGTAGATCCCCTTGTCAATAATAGTTCCTCATCCATTAATCTAGTTAGTAAT ATTTTGTCCACAAGCGGAGGTCAAATTATAGCAGTTCAAAATCCAGCTCTATTCATTCGAAATCAAGGACGAGAAAGCTCCTCTCCCGTCTCTTCCATTATTCCATCTCCAAACAACACTTCTATTCATTCCATCTCTACTCGAGACTCTCCGCCCAAACGTCGACGAAAGAGCTCTAAATCTTCTCCAAGTAGCGTCTCGAGTAGTAGCAGTTGCAATGGACTTAATCTTAGGGAAAGCCTATAA